From Deinococcus aquaticus, one genomic window encodes:
- a CDS encoding DUF4032 domain-containing protein: MSAFDQAKHEVERARFLGDVRDLLAILRRQPNELLPFEWVRHLAPDGEFQRGLQTIEVDHIIGSVDRYREFDRHYLPKERHLDERWIGVRSAQLQGKELPPIQVYKVGDLYFVKDGNHRVSVARRQGQKYIDAYVIELHVTVPPEEDDTLKTLIIKGEYAQFLKATNLDRVVPGHCDIRFTTPGRYERLLEHIRTRQYFLDRKPERAGLPPVTFEEAAESWYRRMYSRIVENIEKHDVMTRFPGRTEADLYLWIMDHRYFLTQKYGHDVGSEEATVDFGAHHAPPAYKRLGQRMRLMLRGRLSPTM, encoded by the coding sequence ATGTCCGCATTCGATCAGGCCAAGCACGAAGTAGAGCGCGCCCGTTTCCTGGGTGACGTCCGCGACCTGCTGGCCATCCTGCGCCGCCAGCCGAACGAACTGCTGCCCTTCGAATGGGTCCGCCACCTCGCCCCGGACGGCGAGTTCCAGCGCGGCCTCCAGACCATCGAGGTGGACCACATCATCGGGTCCGTGGACCGCTACCGCGAATTCGACCGGCATTACCTGCCCAAGGAACGCCACCTGGACGAACGCTGGATCGGCGTGCGCTCGGCGCAGTTGCAGGGCAAGGAACTGCCGCCCATCCAGGTGTACAAGGTCGGGGACCTGTACTTCGTGAAGGACGGCAACCACCGCGTGTCCGTCGCGCGCCGCCAGGGCCAGAAGTACATCGACGCGTACGTCATCGAACTGCACGTCACCGTGCCGCCCGAGGAGGACGACACCCTCAAGACCCTGATCATCAAGGGCGAGTACGCGCAGTTCCTGAAAGCCACCAACCTCGACCGTGTCGTGCCCGGCCACTGTGACATCCGCTTCACCACGCCCGGCCGGTACGAACGCCTGCTGGAACACATCCGCACCCGCCAGTACTTCCTGGACCGCAAACCCGAACGGGCCGGGCTGCCCCCCGTGACCTTCGAGGAAGCGGCCGAAAGCTGGTACCGGCGCATGTACAGCCGCATCGTGGAGAACATCGAGAAGCACGACGTCATGACCCGCTTCCCCGGCCGTACCGAGGCGGACCTGTACCTGTGGATCATGGACCACCGGTACTTCCTGACCCAGAAGTACGGGCATGACGTGGGCAGCGAGGAAGCCACCGTCGACTTCGGCGCGCACCACGCCCCGCCCGCCTACAAACGCCTGGGCCAGCGCATGCGCCTGATGCTGCGCGGCCGCCTGAGCCCCACCATGTAG
- a CDS encoding sulfite oxidase-like oxidoreductase, with amino-acid sequence MLGKFFKKPADDMGGRVPPGQTLTTRFPVLTYGPTQHYAPQDVVIRVTGLAGEKTLTWADLMALPQTTLTYDIHCVTHWSKLDTTWTGVRVVDLMEHLQLEPGATHVMQHSVGGYTTNLSLEDFTRPENLLAHTFDGQPLDAEHGGPLRLVVPHLYFWKSAKWLTGLEFMAADQPGFWEKNGYHMRGDPFIEERYDDD; translated from the coding sequence ATGCTCGGGAAATTCTTCAAGAAACCGGCCGACGACATGGGGGGCCGCGTGCCGCCCGGCCAGACGCTCACGACCCGCTTTCCGGTGCTGACGTACGGTCCCACGCAGCACTACGCGCCGCAGGACGTGGTGATCCGCGTGACCGGACTGGCCGGGGAGAAAACCCTGACCTGGGCGGATCTGATGGCCCTGCCGCAGACCACCCTGACGTACGACATCCACTGCGTGACGCACTGGAGCAAACTGGACACCACCTGGACCGGCGTGCGCGTCGTGGACCTGATGGAACACCTGCAACTGGAGCCCGGCGCCACCCACGTCATGCAGCACTCGGTGGGCGGCTACACCACCAATCTGAGCCTGGAGGACTTCACGCGGCCCGAGAACCTGCTGGCCCACACCTTCGACGGGCAACCCCTGGACGCCGAGCACGGCGGCCCGCTGCGGCTGGTCGTGCCGCACCTGTACTTCTGGAAGAGTGCCAAGTGGCTGACCGGCCTGGAATTCATGGCGGCCGACCAGCCCGGCTTCTGGGAGAAGAACGGCTACCACATGCGCGGCGATCCCTTCATCGAGGAACGCTACGACGACGACTGA
- a CDS encoding mismatch-specific DNA-glycosylase, translating into MPDVLCPGLTLVLVGTAPSRISAAARAYYANPGNKFWRTLHAVRLTPTLLDPQEYARLPDFGIGLTDVAKRHSGVDAALPAHAFAPDELRGKLCRYQPSLVAFTSKRGAAETLGVPTARLGYGPQPDPLEGAEVWVLPSTSPLAHSHFVLEPWQALAARVTDLRAMARAGLSGNESHPHAVP; encoded by the coding sequence GTGCCGGACGTGCTGTGCCCCGGCCTGACGCTGGTGCTGGTCGGCACGGCGCCCAGCCGGATCAGTGCCGCCGCCCGCGCGTACTACGCCAATCCCGGTAACAAGTTCTGGCGCACCCTGCACGCCGTGCGCCTGACGCCCACCCTGCTGGACCCGCAGGAGTACGCCCGGCTGCCGGACTTCGGGATCGGCCTGACCGATGTCGCAAAGCGGCACAGTGGCGTGGACGCCGCGCTGCCCGCCCACGCCTTCGCGCCAGACGAACTGCGCGGCAAGCTGTGCCGCTACCAGCCGAGCCTCGTGGCATTCACCAGCAAGCGCGGCGCGGCCGAAACGCTGGGTGTACCGACCGCCCGCCTCGGGTACGGCCCGCAACCGGACCCTCTGGAAGGCGCGGAAGTCTGGGTGCTGCCCAGTACCAGCCCGCTGGCGCACTCTCACTTTGTGCTGGAACCCTGGCAGGCGCTTGCGGCGCGCGTGACTGACCTGCGGGCAATGGCCCGAGCCGGGCTGAGCGGGAACGAATCTCACCCGCACGCCGTACCGTGA
- a CDS encoding alpha/beta fold hydrolase, with protein sequence MSRRTLPTAALTALCLGVLSSAAGQGRLPPVPPLAPALTVPERLDATGVLAAGPALPAEDAALVFDPGVVALTDPAQPTLDAVPARRVVQPGASVPGTPADLNASITVRYGPGTPAAVLLLMPGYLGGAGSFDRLARQIVTLHPTWAVWALDRRSNLLEDHSALLGRDIPTLQRIVRSGLPARPASSLPFMKDWGLDTTLRDWHEAVLEARKLTPNVFIGGHSMGGTLTGLYAAYDFGGVAGERDVRGLIMLDGLPGLMSGTPLTPDEYAQAARNPLGPLPGLNGLERSPFVDSVVFSPVFASRAAAQARLAALNPGALAPGGGLTRYPATNLAAAMGQLEQQYALLPFLALRSGRPTNAADAPNLGAQLLGGRGARWITGPKDPTKPVGWETDVTSPTDPQDFTRRFITPLSDYSEWYFPNRLTLDLAAARTDTRGTPFEKTLPVWYTAQLSVPILGIAAAQGVTTEAQYQQYAATTQAALTTHTLPDAAHLDITVTRGDQVARWITDWMQPLMR encoded by the coding sequence ATGAGTCGCCGTACCCTGCCTACCGCCGCGCTGACCGCCCTGTGCCTCGGCGTGCTTTCCAGCGCCGCCGGACAGGGCCGCCTGCCGCCCGTTCCTCCCCTCGCTCCGGCTCTCACCGTGCCGGAACGGCTGGACGCCACGGGAGTCCTGGCCGCCGGTCCCGCCCTCCCGGCAGAAGACGCCGCTCTGGTCTTCGACCCTGGTGTGGTGGCCCTGACCGACCCTGCCCAGCCGACCCTGGACGCCGTGCCCGCCCGGCGCGTCGTGCAGCCCGGCGCGTCCGTTCCCGGCACGCCCGCCGACCTGAACGCCAGCATCACCGTCCGTTACGGCCCAGGCACCCCGGCCGCCGTGCTGCTGCTGATGCCCGGTTACCTGGGCGGCGCGGGCAGTTTCGACCGGCTGGCGCGGCAGATCGTGACGCTGCACCCCACCTGGGCCGTGTGGGCCTTGGACCGCCGCAGCAACCTGCTGGAGGACCACTCGGCGCTGCTGGGCCGCGACATTCCCACCCTGCAACGCATCGTGCGCAGCGGACTGCCGGCCCGCCCGGCGTCCAGCCTGCCGTTCATGAAGGACTGGGGCCTGGACACCACCCTGCGCGACTGGCACGAGGCGGTGCTGGAGGCACGCAAACTCACGCCGAACGTGTTCATCGGCGGGCACTCCATGGGCGGCACCCTGACCGGCCTGTACGCCGCGTACGATTTCGGCGGCGTGGCCGGAGAGCGCGACGTGCGCGGCCTGATCATGCTCGATGGCCTGCCCGGCCTGATGAGCGGCACCCCCCTGACCCCCGACGAGTACGCGCAGGCGGCCCGCAACCCACTGGGGCCCCTGCCGGGCCTGAACGGTCTGGAACGCAGCCCCTTCGTGGACTCCGTGGTGTTCAGCCCCGTGTTTGCCAGCCGCGCCGCCGCGCAGGCCCGGCTGGCCGCCCTGAACCCCGGTGCCCTGGCCCCGGGCGGCGGCCTGACCCGCTACCCCGCCACGAACCTCGCCGCCGCGATGGGGCAACTGGAACAGCAGTACGCGCTGCTGCCGTTCCTGGCGCTGCGCAGCGGCCGCCCCACCAACGCCGCAGACGCCCCGAACCTGGGCGCGCAACTGCTGGGCGGGCGCGGCGCACGCTGGATCACCGGCCCGAAAGACCCCACGAAACCCGTCGGCTGGGAGACAGACGTCACCTCGCCCACCGACCCGCAGGACTTCACGCGGCGCTTCATCACACCCCTGAGCGACTACAGCGAGTGGTACTTCCCGAACCGCCTGACCCTGGACCTCGCCGCCGCCCGCACCGACACGCGCGGCACACCCTTCGAGAAGACCCTGCCCGTCTGGTACACGGCGCAGCTCAGCGTGCCCATCCTCGGCATCGCCGCCGCGCAGGGCGTGACCACCGAGGCGCAGTACCAGCAGTACGCCGCGACCACCCAGGCCGCCCTGACTACCCACACCCTGCCGGACGCCGCGCACCTGGACATCACCGTCACGCGTGGCGATCAGGTGGCCCGCTGGATCACCGACTGGATGCAGCCCCTGATGCGCTGA
- a CDS encoding glycine--tRNA ligase — MPATSMEELVSLCKRRGFIFQGSEIYGGLQGFYDYGPLGVELKNNIKAAWWRANVYERDDMEGLDASIIMHRQVLRHSGHEATFSDPMIDNRKNNKRYRLDHLVKDQKADVIAKVAEAMGQSAENFPAVVAALNASPAQASQALKDAGVRDPFSGEVGDWTEPKPFNMMFKTTIGPVADDESYGYLRPETAQGIFTNFKNVVDSTSRRLPFGIAQIGKAFRNEITPRNFIFRVRELEQMEIEFFVVPGTDEEWHEHWLERRLSWWEAQGVPRSKIEILDVPKEDLAHYSKRTYDLMYDYPTLGHEEIEGIANRSDYDLGSHTKNQSELGLVANVEENLDSIAKLTIPHPETNKPVVPFVIEPSAGVDRALLAVLSEAFTKETLENGNERIVLKLKPHLAPIKVAVIPLARNKAELVELARSIKNDLQKLGLGRILLEDSGNIGKAYRRHDEVGTPYCVTVDFDTIGQSGADRGEDASLTGTVTVRDRDTLAQERVKISELTAYLQAKLK; from the coding sequence ATGCCCGCAACTTCGATGGAAGAACTCGTCAGCCTGTGTAAACGCCGTGGATTCATCTTCCAGGGCAGCGAGATCTACGGGGGCCTTCAGGGCTTCTACGATTACGGTCCCCTGGGCGTGGAACTGAAGAACAACATCAAGGCCGCGTGGTGGCGCGCCAACGTGTACGAGCGTGACGACATGGAAGGCCTGGACGCCAGCATCATCATGCACCGGCAGGTGCTGCGGCACAGCGGTCACGAGGCGACCTTCAGCGACCCGATGATCGACAACAGGAAGAACAACAAACGCTACCGCCTCGATCACCTCGTGAAGGACCAGAAAGCCGACGTGATTGCGAAGGTCGCCGAGGCCATGGGTCAGAGTGCCGAGAACTTCCCGGCGGTCGTGGCGGCCCTGAACGCCAGCCCCGCGCAGGCGTCGCAGGCCCTGAAAGACGCGGGCGTGCGCGACCCGTTCAGCGGTGAAGTGGGCGACTGGACCGAACCCAAACCCTTTAACATGATGTTCAAGACGACCATCGGCCCGGTCGCTGACGACGAGAGTTACGGCTACCTGCGGCCCGAGACGGCGCAGGGCATCTTCACGAACTTCAAGAACGTCGTGGACTCCACCAGCCGCCGCCTGCCGTTCGGCATCGCGCAGATCGGGAAGGCCTTCCGGAACGAGATCACGCCCCGCAACTTCATCTTCCGCGTGCGGGAACTCGAGCAGATGGAAATCGAGTTCTTCGTGGTGCCCGGCACGGACGAGGAGTGGCACGAGCACTGGCTGGAGCGGCGCCTGAGCTGGTGGGAGGCGCAGGGCGTCCCGCGCAGCAAGATCGAGATTCTGGACGTGCCGAAAGAGGACCTGGCGCACTACTCCAAGCGCACGTACGACCTGATGTACGACTACCCCACTCTGGGCCACGAGGAGATCGAGGGCATCGCCAACCGCAGCGACTACGACCTGGGCAGCCACACCAAGAACCAGAGCGAACTGGGCCTGGTGGCGAACGTCGAGGAGAACCTGGACTCCATCGCCAAGCTGACCATCCCGCACCCGGAGACGAACAAGCCGGTCGTGCCGTTCGTGATCGAACCGTCGGCCGGCGTGGACCGTGCCCTGCTGGCCGTGCTGAGCGAGGCGTTCACCAAAGAAACCCTGGAGAACGGCAACGAGCGCATCGTGCTGAAGCTGAAGCCGCACCTTGCGCCGATCAAGGTGGCCGTGATTCCGCTGGCGCGCAACAAGGCGGAACTGGTCGAACTGGCCCGGAGCATCAAGAACGACCTGCAGAAGCTCGGCCTGGGCCGCATCCTGCTGGAAGACAGCGGGAACATCGGCAAGGCGTACCGCCGGCACGACGAGGTCGGCACGCCGTACTGCGTGACCGTGGACTTCGACACCATCGGCCAGAGCGGGGCGGACAGGGGCGAGGACGCCAGCCTGACCGGCACGGTGACCGTCCGTGACCGCGACACGCTGGCGCAGGAACGCGTGAAGATCAGCGAACTGACCGCGTACCTGCAGGCGAAACTGAAATGA
- a CDS encoding Ig-like domain-containing protein encodes MTPFPVRPHTDSFPAQRGWTRDRSPVTARSCGAAALLLAALSGCTPPRSVPAQDDVPPVVTLGLGTPLSQSAPGVVHLLAGASDESGVAGVTFRRDGQLLGTDRAAPFEWTDPLGSGGTYRYGAEATDGAGNTAEQFLDVTITLPPGLTGVRGAAVQYAGEGSSGPLTQPWTGSAAPLVLSEAATGTELERSTLTGAGAVTLPLPTLAAGVGSVLSADVLGLRCDAPPTFSVPDARAVRASVTVGAQKAAPLSGSVTSVNGVPKETLRGSGGLLFSDRPVQVSGTVACVLPGLRDAGRSEVRGNVTFGLNLLRGWNAVSFTRTVNSSLPPVGVLQSVQPPAQWVVGGTDLPWPDRP; translated from the coding sequence ATGACTCCCTTCCCGGTCCGGCCTCACACGGATTCCTTTCCTGCGCAGCGCGGGTGGACGCGGGACCGGTCCCCCGTGACTGCGCGGTCGTGCGGCGCGGCGGCGCTGCTGCTGGCCGCCCTGAGTGGCTGCACGCCGCCGCGTTCGGTGCCCGCGCAGGACGACGTGCCGCCCGTGGTGACGCTGGGGCTGGGCACGCCGCTCTCGCAGAGTGCGCCGGGCGTGGTGCATCTGCTGGCCGGGGCCAGTGACGAATCCGGCGTGGCGGGGGTGACCTTCAGGCGCGACGGGCAGTTGCTGGGCACGGACAGGGCCGCGCCGTTCGAGTGGACGGACCCACTGGGAAGCGGCGGTACGTACCGCTACGGGGCCGAGGCGACCGACGGGGCCGGGAATACCGCCGAACAGTTCCTGGATGTGACCATCACGCTCCCGCCGGGGCTGACCGGGGTGCGCGGCGCGGCTGTGCAGTACGCGGGCGAGGGCAGCAGCGGCCCGCTCACGCAGCCGTGGACGGGCAGCGCGGCCCCACTGGTACTAAGCGAGGCGGCTACGGGCACCGAACTGGAGCGGTCCACGCTGACGGGGGCGGGAGCCGTCACGCTGCCCCTTCCGACCCTGGCGGCCGGGGTGGGGTCGGTGCTGTCGGCGGACGTGCTGGGCCTACGGTGCGACGCGCCGCCCACGTTCAGCGTGCCGGACGCCCGCGCGGTGCGGGCCAGCGTGACGGTCGGCGCCCAGAAGGCCGCACCCCTGAGCGGGTCCGTGACCAGTGTGAACGGCGTGCCGAAAGAAACCCTGCGCGGGAGTGGCGGCCTGCTGTTCAGCGACCGGCCCGTGCAGGTGTCAGGAACGGTGGCGTGCGTGCTGCCGGGCCTGCGGGACGCGGGCCGGTCGGAGGTCCGTGGGAACGTGACCTTCGGACTGAACCTGCTGCGCGGCTGGAACGCCGTGTCGTTCACGCGCACCGTGAATTCCAGCCTGCCGCCGGTCGGTGTGCTGCAAAGTGTGCAGCCGCCGGCGCAGTGGGTAGTGGGGGGTACAGACCTCCCATGGCCCGACCGGCCCTGA
- a CDS encoding HelD family protein, with protein sequence MPVAESRPETHPDFELEREHLSQTVSAMIRQIEFWEDRDRQMGADLETSIILGDQAEEFAAMLSPHVHQPFFGSLKVRVAGREQTLYVGKHGFRDVKGPYSVVSWDSEVGSLFYSDALGWTPRKGSAGVIKRRRQLDVHSKKLLRVTDLYDDEHGGDTGGREEVLLRRLQEDSTAGMRDVVETLQPEQNAAMRAPAGTPVIIQGAAGSGKTTIGFHRLTWMTNPDRGVHRARPEACMVLMPNRVLAAYAARILPELGIERVVVTTPETWATGLLGLEKLEVTDRTLSLLLTDRDNTRRALAWRKAKLLGDARMLDVVRTHLWGKFNAGLAGQSIRESIEVRGREPVVLHFPETELAAMLRDVFAADPLAGYRAGMRRAIESEALSRLNVPEGEEVGVLRQLSAPLTTFLGRVFASTTPITEARRLLGSADALAASGLLTDREIQLLLTDPLSGIPTPRRANADVTEIPVMLAVQAFTGGIGRLDGRTLEPFDHVVLDEAQDYSPLLYALLGRATRPGHITALGDLNQGMHGYKGPSSWEAVQAQLPGAQVLTLGRTYRSTRQITELGARIAATYNRAAAVQGVDRDGADVQRYTAPANSPHGELPLIAQAVKDAQAAGHKNIAIVTRRGVDADRLAEALREFDTDAQPITTQEHRFRGGLVILPVNLAKGLEFSAAIVASANAQTYDESTEYERRLLYVSASRALHWLGLVSAGDLHPLIA encoded by the coding sequence ATGCCTGTTGCGGAATCCCGTCCGGAAACACACCCGGATTTTGAACTTGAACGTGAGCACCTGTCCCAGACGGTCTCGGCCATGATCCGCCAGATCGAGTTCTGGGAGGACCGGGACCGGCAGATGGGCGCGGACCTGGAAACCAGCATCATCCTGGGTGATCAGGCCGAGGAGTTCGCGGCGATGCTCTCGCCGCACGTGCACCAGCCGTTCTTCGGGAGCCTGAAGGTGCGCGTGGCGGGCCGTGAGCAGACGCTGTACGTCGGGAAGCACGGCTTCCGGGACGTGAAGGGGCCGTACTCGGTGGTCAGCTGGGACAGCGAGGTGGGCAGCCTGTTCTACTCGGACGCGCTGGGCTGGACGCCCCGCAAGGGCAGCGCCGGGGTCATCAAACGCCGCCGTCAGCTGGACGTGCACAGCAAGAAACTGCTGCGCGTGACCGACCTGTACGACGACGAGCACGGCGGCGACACCGGAGGCCGCGAGGAGGTGCTGCTGCGCCGCCTTCAGGAGGACAGCACCGCCGGAATGCGCGACGTGGTCGAGACCCTGCAACCCGAGCAGAACGCCGCCATGCGCGCCCCCGCCGGGACGCCCGTGATCATTCAGGGCGCGGCGGGCTCCGGGAAGACCACCATCGGCTTTCACCGCCTGACCTGGATGACCAACCCCGACCGGGGCGTGCACCGCGCCCGCCCGGAAGCGTGCATGGTTCTGATGCCCAACCGGGTGCTGGCCGCGTACGCCGCGCGCATCCTGCCGGAACTGGGCATCGAGCGGGTCGTGGTGACCACCCCGGAAACCTGGGCGACGGGCCTGCTGGGCCTGGAGAAACTGGAGGTCACGGACCGCACCCTGAGCCTGCTGCTGACCGACCGGGACAACACCCGCCGGGCGCTGGCGTGGCGTAAGGCGAAACTGCTGGGCGACGCCCGCATGCTGGACGTGGTCCGCACGCACCTGTGGGGCAAGTTCAACGCGGGTCTCGCCGGGCAGAGCATCCGCGAGAGTATCGAGGTGCGCGGGCGTGAGCCGGTCGTGCTGCACTTCCCGGAAACCGAACTGGCCGCCATGCTGCGCGACGTGTTCGCCGCCGACCCACTCGCCGGGTACCGCGCCGGGATGCGCCGCGCCATCGAATCCGAGGCCCTGTCGCGCCTGAACGTCCCGGAAGGCGAGGAGGTGGGCGTGCTGCGGCAACTGTCCGCGCCGCTCACGACCTTCCTGGGCCGCGTGTTCGCCTCGACCACGCCCATCACCGAGGCCCGCCGCCTGCTGGGCAGCGCCGACGCCCTGGCTGCCAGTGGCCTGCTGACCGACCGCGAGATTCAACTGCTGCTGACCGACCCTCTCAGCGGCATTCCCACGCCGCGCCGCGCGAACGCGGACGTGACCGAAATTCCCGTCATGCTGGCCGTGCAGGCCTTCACGGGCGGCATCGGGCGACTGGACGGCCGCACGCTCGAACCCTTCGATCACGTGGTGCTGGACGAAGCGCAGGATTACTCGCCGCTGCTGTACGCGCTGCTGGGCCGCGCCACCCGCCCCGGCCACATCACCGCGCTGGGCGACCTGAACCAGGGCATGCATGGCTACAAGGGCCCCAGTTCCTGGGAGGCCGTGCAGGCACAACTGCCGGGCGCGCAGGTGCTCACGCTGGGCCGCACGTACCGCTCGACGCGGCAGATCACGGAACTCGGGGCGCGGATCGCCGCGACGTACAACCGCGCCGCCGCCGTGCAGGGCGTGGACCGCGACGGGGCCGACGTGCAGCGCTACACTGCCCCGGCCAACTCCCCGCACGGAGAACTGCCCCTGATCGCGCAGGCCGTCAAGGACGCGCAGGCCGCCGGGCACAAGAACATCGCCATCGTCACGCGGCGCGGCGTGGACGCCGACCGCCTCGCCGAGGCCCTGCGGGAATTCGATACGGACGCCCAGCCCATCACCACCCAGGAGCACCGCTTCCGGGGCGGACTGGTCATCCTGCCCGTCAACCTCGCCAAGGGCCTGGAATTCAGCGCCGCCATCGTCGCCAGCGCCAACGCGCAGACGTACGACGAGAGCACCGAGTACGAACGCCGCCTGCTGTACGTCTCGGCCAGCCGCGCCCTGCACTGGCTGGGACTGGTCAGCGCCGGGGACCTGCACCCGCTGATCGCCTGA
- the dusA gene encoding tRNA dihydrouridine(20/20a) synthase DusA — translation MSAPARPPLTLSVAPMMDWTDRHCRVFHRALTRRTLLYTEMVTTGAIIHGDRDRHLGFDAAEHPVALQLGGSDAAALAECARMGEDFGYDEINLNCGCPSDRVSSGSFGASLMGTPDTVARAVEAMRAATRLPVTVKHRIGIDDLDSYEHLTGFVQTVEAAGCDTFIVHARKAWLSGLSPKENREIPPLRYDVVRQLKADFPHLTVVLNGGVLTLDAAQDALAWADGVMIGRAAYHDPFILARADQDVFGESAPPVTRREAIEAFVPYVAAQLEAGQPLPRMMKHTLGLFAGQPGARHWKRTLSEQGYKPGAGLEVVRAALEGVPAEVLDARPGITAPQPA, via the coding sequence ATGAGCGCCCCTGCCCGCCCGCCCCTGACGCTGTCCGTCGCGCCTATGATGGACTGGACGGACCGGCACTGCCGGGTCTTTCACCGCGCCCTGACCCGCCGGACGCTGCTGTACACCGAGATGGTCACGACCGGCGCGATCATCCACGGGGACCGCGACCGGCACCTGGGCTTCGACGCGGCCGAGCATCCGGTGGCGTTGCAGCTGGGCGGCAGTGACGCCGCTGCCCTGGCCGAGTGCGCCCGCATGGGCGAGGACTTCGGGTACGACGAGATCAACCTGAACTGCGGCTGCCCCAGCGACCGCGTGAGCAGCGGGTCGTTCGGCGCGTCCCTGATGGGCACGCCAGACACCGTGGCCCGCGCCGTCGAGGCCATGCGCGCCGCGACGCGCCTGCCCGTGACGGTCAAGCACCGCATCGGCATCGACGACCTCGACAGTTACGAGCACCTGACGGGCTTCGTGCAGACCGTGGAGGCCGCCGGGTGCGACACGTTCATCGTGCACGCCCGCAAGGCGTGGCTCTCGGGCCTGTCCCCGAAGGAGAACCGCGAGATTCCGCCGCTGCGGTACGACGTGGTGCGGCAGTTGAAGGCCGACTTCCCGCACCTGACGGTCGTGCTGAACGGCGGCGTGCTGACCCTGGACGCCGCGCAGGACGCGCTGGCCTGGGCGGACGGCGTGATGATCGGCCGCGCCGCGTACCACGACCCGTTCATCCTGGCCCGCGCCGACCAGGACGTGTTCGGCGAGAGCGCGCCGCCCGTCACGCGCCGCGAGGCCATCGAGGCCTTCGTGCCGTACGTGGCCGCCCAGCTGGAGGCGGGCCAGCCGCTGCCGCGCATGATGAAGCACACCCTGGGCCTGTTCGCCGGTCAGCCCGGCGCCCGCCACTGGAAACGCACTCTCAGCGAGCAGGGCTACAAACCCGGCGCCGGACTGGAAGTGGTGCGCGCCGCCCTGGAAGGCGTGCCCGCCGAGGTGCTCGACGCCCGCCCCGGCATAACTGCGCCCCAGCCCGCCTGA
- a CDS encoding M20/M25/M40 family metallo-hydrolase encodes MSVINREFLFSLLEVAAPSGLERRAADVWLKEAATFARTSEDHYGNAYAEIGPEDAPVIALMGHLDEIGLIVSHVDSEGFLAVLPVGGWDPQVLVGQRIRLLAPGGDVIGVIGKKAIHVMDADERTKASKLEDLWIDVGLPKEEVQSLIPVGTYGVIEQGPIMVGTRVVSRALDNRVGAFIVLEALRALKDHDLKYRVVAVGTSQEEIGCFGAQLGGYRLDPIAGVAVDVTHETKQPGVSEKKYGVAPFGSGANLTVGPMVSPVITRQMTDAAREAGIPFTLGATGRYSGTDADALTLVRAGVPSAVVSIPNRYMHSPSEMVDEHDVKACTDIIAAWIRALPETPDFTRRG; translated from the coding sequence ATGAGTGTCATCAACCGTGAATTTCTGTTCAGCCTGCTGGAAGTCGCCGCGCCCAGCGGCCTGGAACGCCGCGCCGCCGACGTGTGGCTGAAAGAGGCCGCGACCTTCGCCCGCACCAGCGAGGACCACTACGGCAACGCCTACGCCGAGATCGGCCCCGAGGACGCGCCCGTCATCGCGCTGATGGGTCACCTCGACGAGATCGGCCTGATCGTGTCGCACGTGGACAGCGAGGGCTTCCTGGCGGTGCTGCCGGTCGGTGGCTGGGACCCGCAGGTACTCGTCGGGCAGCGCATCCGCCTGCTCGCGCCCGGTGGGGACGTGATCGGTGTGATCGGCAAGAAAGCCATTCACGTCATGGACGCCGACGAGCGGACCAAGGCCAGCAAGCTCGAAGACCTCTGGATCGACGTGGGCCTCCCCAAGGAGGAGGTGCAGAGCCTGATTCCGGTCGGCACGTACGGCGTGATCGAGCAGGGCCCCATCATGGTCGGCACGCGCGTCGTGAGCCGCGCCCTGGACAACCGCGTGGGCGCGTTCATCGTCCTGGAAGCCCTGCGCGCCCTGAAGGACCACGACCTGAAGTACCGCGTGGTCGCCGTCGGCACCAGCCAGGAGGAGATCGGGTGCTTCGGCGCGCAGCTCGGCGGGTACCGTCTCGACCCCATCGCCGGGGTGGCCGTGGACGTCACGCACGAGACCAAGCAGCCGGGCGTGAGCGAGAAGAAGTACGGCGTGGCGCCGTTCGGGTCCGGCGCGAACCTGACGGTCGGGCCGATGGTCAGCCCCGTCATCACGCGCCAGATGACCGACGCGGCGCGCGAAGCCGGGATTCCCTTCACGCTGGGCGCGACCGGCCGCTACTCCGGCACGGACGCCGACGCGCTGACCCTCGTGCGCGCCGGGGTGCCCAGCGCCGTCGTCAGCATCCCCAACCGGTACATGCACTCGCCGAGCGAGATGGTCGACGAGCACGACGTGAAAGCCTGCACGGACATCATCGCCGCGTGGATCAGGGCGCTGCCGGAAACGCCGGACTTCACGCGCCGGGGGTGA